In Capricornis sumatraensis isolate serow.1 chromosome 6, serow.2, whole genome shotgun sequence, the genomic window TAGGCATATCAACCCCACCTCAGGCAACCTCTTATTGTACAGACATCATTCTTCAGTGGCTTCTTCTTTCCCCCCCTTTACGGTATCTCAGGAAAATGTCAGCAGTGTTCTccttggttttgttgttgttgttgttattgttgtttttctctctcctttcctttgttctattttttagcTTAAAAAATACCTAAATACAAATGTTGAGTCAATATTTTTATGTACCGATAATCCATTATCCCTTTTCCTAGATAAACTCTTCAATGAAACAACTACGACGGCACCTCCTGAAGTAGTCAGCCATGAAGAAAGTAAAGAACCTTTTGGAGAAACTACTCACAGTATTAAACTTACAACATTGTAGTCAGACCTGGAGCATGTCATTATATGACTTAAAAATTTAGCTTTCATTACTCTATTTCATAAATTGATAACATACTTAAAGAACTCATACTACTACAATTTAAAATCACTCTAAAATCTTTTAAATGGTAAAAATCTAGGATAGGAAATGAACTCTTTTCAAAATACAACTGGATTGTAGTAAAATGTAttagttatatttatattaaatatatatttatataaaatatcatgtgtgtataaatatacatttatataaatatatttgatacattttaatataattttttaaattatagtaatAATTTTAACAATCACATACTTGATAAGTAAACTTAACTCTGCTTAGAGTTGATTTTTAGCATTTCCTAAGAATATTAGTGGAGAGTTCAGAGCTAGAGTTTACAAAATCAAAattatcattttacttttctgataGTACTGTTTCTTATCACATACTTGTGAAATCATAACAACTCAGGATGGCTTTTCTCTAAGGTCTTGAAAGAGGAGTGGTCTAATTGAAGACAGTGAACTGTCATTACATGAAACCCTATATTCTCCAGTTCATACAATCCAAGTATATTTCTCATGACTCCTTTAATATGGTTATTCACTTTCTTGAATAACCATATtagagtaatattttaaaatagaaatcttaTCATCCTGGTATGCCCCTTCTTAAATACCACCAGTAACTTACTGCTAGGTTTGGGGTCATATTCTAAATTCTTAACCAGGCATTCGAGTCTGAAGTGATCTGACCATTGAAGAACTTGCCAGTCTCATTTCTGGTCGCATTCCCCACCCATATTCTCCACACCAGACTACCTGAACCTGCTCATAACACCTGCGTTTGCTCACCGTGGAAGGACCTCTCTCTCACATAGTTTATCTGGCAAACAATTCCTAGTCCTCTGAGCCTTTATGAGAGCATGGCCTCCCTTGCGAAGTGTTTCCAGCTTTTGAAAGTGAATTAGATCCTTCCGTGCATACCACCTGTGCGTTGCTATGAAAGCCCTCATTCTCCTGCAATGTGATGAACAGTGATTCTTGTCTGTCTGCCTCTCAAAGTAAGAGTGTGTTCCTTAAACATAAGACCTGtatcttgtttatttctgtaACTTTAAATGCCACCCACAGGGTCTGGCACATGGCAGGAACTCAAGGTGTAACTGCTACATGACTAGACTAACATAAAAAATGAACATTCTATCAGAATTTTACTAATGTCAAATTACCTTATTTTGTTATcctgttctattttgttttttaaacagaagGAACCCAGAGTCCAAATGAGCCTGCATTTTGGACAATGTTAGCTAAAGGTAAACTCATAGCAGTTAGGTAGCTGGgaaaatgttttggttttctaaAGTCTTCTGTAAGAAAGCTGAGATCAGTGTAAATTTTTCTAATCCTAAGAATTAACATGTCAGCATTTTGCCACCATCATCACGTTTAATAGCAAATGCAACACAGACCCAGAAAGCTGATCGAGTGTCACACATTTTCTGATACTCTCACCAAAAGTTTCGCTCTCCTACAAATGTTACAATCTagccatttaatttatttatgattGAAAATGTTAAATAAGGCTCTTGCTCAATAGTATCCCTCTTTGTATTTGGGGGAGTATGTGTATGCATGGGGATGCATGAGTGAATGCAAagtatatatcaaaatatttgcATGCACAAAAGTAATGTGTGAATCATAATTGTACATGCATTCATTTATAAATCACACACATAGCAtttgtgtatatgcatgtatacatataacatgtatattattaataagtgcatacatgcataaatataattcatgtatcacacacatacatgcatgcattatGTGAATTATATGCCATATTTGATGGATCCTCATTTGCAGATTCTGTATTTGTGAATTTACctacatttaaaatttctttggaactctccacaTCAATACTTGCAGAACTTTCACAGTCATTGATGGACACACACAGAGtagcaaaaaatatttaattgtgtGAAGCTCTTGTTCCCAGCTGAAGTATAACAAAGGCCTTCTTTTTTCAGCTCTTATGCTGTAAACAAAGTATCTTTTTTGTGGTCTGTTTAGTGTAAGGTGTTTTGCATTTTTGTGCTTTCTGCTGGcaattttgctattttaaatgCCCTCCAAGTATAGTATTACAATGCTGTTTGGTTCCTAAACAGGAGAAGGCTGTTATGTACCTCAGGAAGAAAAATGTGTGTATTATATAAGCTTCATACAGGTGTGAGTTATAATGCTATTGATTGTGAGCTCAATGTTAATGagtcagactgtagcccaccaggctcttctgtccatgggatttcccaggcaagaatactggagtgggtttccattcccttctccagaagatcttcccaacccagggatgaaatctgggtctccctcattgcaggtggattcgttacctcctgagccaccagggaagtataatCAATCAGCCATCTATACTAAATACAGTGTCTCTAAACAGAAACATACATAAAACAAGCCTACTGGGTCAAAAACAAGCTTATATGACCAGAGGCTCATAAGAACCTAACCCTGTATTTCCCTTAGGAATGATGATGGTTCAGTATCCATGTAATTCAGTGCTTACGTGACTTAACTACCACGACTACCATGAAAAATGAGAATGAACTGTATATAGTATCcacacacatctacacacacaATAATTTTAGTAAGTGAATTTTGCTTACCATAACACCAATTTATTGTTTTAACAGCTATAAATGCAACCACCAGTGAGGACAACCAACGAGATCAATTTTTTCACCCAGTTCCAAGTAAGAGCAACATACTTCAATTAAATGGATACATAAATACTCGCACACATTTTAGTGTCTACATGGTGATACTGTTTTCCTCAGTAAGGTGTGGTATACGTAAGAGAGTAGTATGGTGACTGACATTATATTGAGGTCATTTACAGTTTTAGGAAAGGTATGGTTTCTAAACAGTGTTTTCCATGACCATATTGCAGATATTTCCATCTTCCTGTTGTGTAACTTCTATTCCTGGAAGTAAATAGAAACAGTAAACTCAATGGAGTTGTAGGCAAAATGAACAAAACAtgggatgcatttttttttaattgacagacTTTTTTCGAGCAGTTCTAGGCTACAGAAAAATTGAGTAGAAAGTAAAGATGTTCTCATATATTCCACCCACTTAGTTTTCCTTGTTATTAACATCTTCCATTGGTGTGGTGCATTTTTTTTATAACTGATGAGccaatattgatacattgttATTAACTAAGCTTCACAGTTTACATTAGAGTTCATTCTTTGAGTTGTACAATTCTACAGGTTTTCACAAATATCTTGTGTCCACCATTACAACCATACAGACAGAGTAGCTTCATTGCCCTAAAAATTTTCTGTGATCTACTTAgccatctttcccttctccaacccTGATCTTTCTGTTGTCTCtatggttttgccttttccagaaggtCAAATAGTTGGAAACATACATGTGTTCTTTTCAGAGTGGCTTCTTTGGCTTAGTACTCTGCATTTAGGTTCCTTCCGTGTCTTTTTATGACTTGATAGTTTACTACTTTTCAtcgctgaataatattccagtataTGGATGTACTGGTATGTTTATCCACTCACCTATTGCAGGACATCTTGACTGTTTCTAAGTTTTGGCAataatgaataaagctgctataaacattcatgtgtaggtttttgtgtggTCATAAGTTTTCAGCTCATTCACCTAAATACCAAGGATTGTGACTGCTGAATCATGGGGTAAGACTATGTTCAgatttgtaagaaactgccaaactgccttccaaagtggctgtaccattttgcattcccaccaccaACAAACGAGAGAATTCCTGCTGCTGGATGTAGTTTTCATTAATggattgattttatttatatgaattcCATCCTGACTTTGATGGAAATTTTTGAAACAAGGCATCATATTAATTTTCCCCAAACCTCTGTCCTATGTAAATACATTGAAAAAGAAATAGCATCTGGTAATATATGTAGGGCCTACCACCTTAATTCTGTGCTGAGTTATTTGACACTTAATGCCACTTGCCTTTCAGTGAGTCAAGAAAATGTTGTCAGTCTTCTTTATTTAGAAAAGTGATAACCAGTAATGACAATGTTCtagaaatattttgtcttttcgAGTAATGAAAGTCAGCATGATCGATTTCCTATTGTGTGTTGAGCACCTACCACACTTTACATATGTTATTGTGTCAATCCTCACAGCAATTCCATGAAAGCtggtattatctccattttacagatgaggaaactgtggctTGTGGTGGGGGGGGATCCTGTCCCAACTTGTAATTAGCTTTTCTATAATTTCCAATGGTTAGGAATTTCAAACCCTTCTTTAGTTTTGACCATCACCTTGATAAACAAATATACTATAAGCACACCTCTTTACAAAAGCCCTTTTAATTCAGGAGCACAGcccattttaatataatttatttccaaaataatctGCCTCAAAGTCAAGATATCAGTCATTCACAACTATATACATTTCTCTCCCCTTGGCCTAGGATTGCACAtggacaattttaatttttttaatataagagaGTACACACATGGGAATTTGTCATTGCTTATCACCAACACATCATTACctgaagaaaaacatgaaaaatcatTGGAACTTTTGGGTGAAAAGAtgttggaggagaagggacaaataGCAACATGATCATTTAAAGTCACCATTACATGCCTATTAAGTCATATATTTAGGAAGATATAAAATTTggcagtaaatatatatatttattcttcagTAAAAAGACTTTTGACGTTTCTGGATCCAGACATGattttaatcatatattttagaaagttagctaagtttccatttctttaatatcAAATACGTTAGATTTGATCacagtaataaaaagacaaattcagTTCTTAAGCCTTGTGGAGGAAGCACTGTAGTACATCATCcttttaacttaaaaatcaaCTCCTGCCAACAGGAGAAATGCATATTTCTCTCCTGAAGGACTAATCCCATGTGCGTACTTTCATCACGTTTTTAACAGTAATCTCTTCCGAGTCTTGGATTGGTTTTTAATTATACAAGGAGGAAGGCTGATACATGTTTTAACATCTGGTCACCTGGATTTGATACCAGATtttgccacttactagctatgtgccGAGGGCAAATCCATAAACTTCTGTGATCCTGGAAAATGGAGTGAGGGTCAGCTCCTCCAAGATTGCTGCGAAggggaaaggttaaaaaaaaagttgagagtCTTTGTCCATAGGAAGTGGCCTATAGCCTTCTTGGCATTGCACGAAGGTAGAGGGGGAGAGTGCAGTGAAGACTCTGGGTGGcaaaggcttctctccagttgcaCTGTGATCCTTATTCCGCCAGAAAAATTTGCTGAACACAGTTGCTCTTTCccactgcattttctttctttcctctcagaCTCTGATGTGAACGCTACATGGGAAGACAACACGGCAAGAATACAGGAAGCCAAGTTAAAATTAATGCTGGGCATCTCACTGATGACTCTCTTCCTTTTTGTCGTCCTATTGGCAATCTGTAGTGCCATGCTGTACAAAATGAAGATGATGAAGTAAGTCTGCAGACCTCCGGAGCCTTTAAAACACAGGAGAGGACACtccccctctcctttcctccGTAGAGGGCTGGGCAAACACGACTCCCAAGTTTATAAGGTATTCAGTTTGGCTCCCTTGCCTCTATTTGGAGAGGACCATGGAGCTGTCTCTCAGGGAGTATCCCACTTGAACTTGTCCTCATTTTAAATAATCATCTAGAGAGAGAAACAACCCTAGTCAATTGGGAAGGTGACAAGAAGCTAATGCATACTTTTTCCATAGCCTTGAGACAAAAGGGCTTATGAACTCTGTTCTAAATAGCACATCTGTGTAGGGTCtaacatttttcattcatttatctagTGTAATAATAAATAGACAATATATTGGACGGaattcatatattattttaagatgCTTTTCTAAGTCAAGCTGCAAACGCACCCAAAAACAGTTCttgatgtgtgtttctgttttcagaTATAAACAAGCATGTCAGACTGGTGAATACTCTGTCAACCCAGAGCTGGCCACCCTGTCTTACTTTCATCCATCAGAAGGCGTATCAGACACATCATTTTCCAAGAGTGCGGAGAGCAGCACATTTTGGGGCACCACTTCTTCAGAATTAAAGAAATCAGACACAAGGTCAAAATCTAGGATGACAGACATGACTTCCATAGCCTCAGAGGAGAATGAGGAGTCAGACATAATTCAGAGTGAGGAGCCCAGCGAAGAACCCACAGATGATTAGACAACTGTAATATTTTTGTCATAAAAAATACCTTTGTGATGTTCATTTGTAATTTGGAAACTCTGGTGAGACCAAATTTTCTGGTGTCTTTAAAGGAGGgcatattaaataaaattctctCAGCtataaaaactatttaaaactatattccaaaaaatataaggaaataagGTGTGAAAAAGTTCATCAAGTAAAAAATGATCCTGTAAAGTGACTTATGCAAAATATTCATTCTAGGctgactctttttaaaatatgagtatttcattttttcaccTTACCTGTGGGCATTTTAGGGAATTTCGGGGCAACCACTACTATGCCCCTCTCCAcccccaaagcaaaaaaaaaaaaaaaaacacccattgCTGTTTACTGGCGAAACAGGTGTGCCGTATCAAGAGACAAAACTAGTATTAGAGACTCCTGGCATTCTTCAATTGTTTCAAAGTCATCAGGGTGCAGTAAGATttagggaaaaatatttttttcatttttaaag contains:
- the EQTN gene encoding LOW QUALITY PROTEIN: equatorin (The sequence of the model RefSeq protein was modified relative to this genomic sequence to represent the inferred CDS: substituted 1 base at 1 genomic stop codon), giving the protein MNFILFIFLSGIFTPESSGIDPPYEGEXSEHPMAEHPHTMEEENKEHTPEKTGDYYKDVKQYVFTTQNPNGTQSEISVRATTDLNFSLRNSSSPNEPAFWTMLAKAINATTSEDNQRDQFFHPVPNSDVNATWEDNTARIQEAKLKLMLGISLMTLFLFVVLLAICSAMLYKMKMMKYKQACQTGEYSVNPELATLSYFHPSEGVSDTSFSKSAESSTFWGTTSSELKKSDTRSKSRMTDMTSIASEENEESDIIQSEEPSEEPTDD